The following are encoded together in the Microterricola viridarii genome:
- a CDS encoding YczE/YyaS/YitT family protein: MTGRLPLRISQLLVGLFLYGIGMALIMRGEIGAAPWDVLTQGIVKHTGLSFGLITVLISAVVLLIWIPLRQRPGIGTVLNALLVGPSADIGLALIPAGLDLWARVLLFVAGLLVLAVATGLYIGAHFGPGPRDGLMTGLNARTGWAIWTVRTGLELSVVTLGWILGGNVGLGTAAFAVLIGPLCQWTIPFFAVKPRAADAAAPALDPAAG; this comes from the coding sequence GTGACCGGCCGACTCCCCCTGCGCATCTCACAGCTGCTCGTCGGTCTCTTCCTCTACGGGATCGGCATGGCGCTCATCATGCGCGGCGAGATCGGCGCCGCCCCGTGGGACGTACTGACGCAGGGCATCGTCAAGCACACCGGGCTGAGCTTCGGCCTGATCACCGTGCTGATCAGCGCCGTGGTGCTGCTGATCTGGATCCCGCTGCGGCAGCGGCCGGGCATCGGCACCGTGCTCAATGCGCTCCTCGTCGGCCCGTCCGCCGACATCGGCCTGGCGCTGATCCCGGCCGGGCTCGACCTCTGGGCGCGCGTGCTGCTGTTCGTGGCCGGGTTGCTCGTGCTCGCGGTCGCGACCGGGCTGTACATCGGCGCGCACTTCGGCCCCGGCCCGCGCGACGGGCTGATGACCGGGCTGAACGCCCGCACCGGCTGGGCGATCTGGACGGTGCGCACCGGCCTGGAGCTGAGCGTCGTCACGCTCGGCTGGATACTCGGCGGCAACGTCGGCCTCGGCACCGCGGCCTTCGCCGTGCTCATCGGGCCGCTCTGCCAATGGACCATCCCGTTCTTCGCCGTCAAACCGCGGGCCGCGGATGCCGCGGCGCCCGCCCTGGACCCCGCCGCCGGTTAG